In Mytilus edulis chromosome 7, xbMytEdul2.2, whole genome shotgun sequence, a single genomic region encodes these proteins:
- the LOC139482453 gene encoding synaptic vesicle 2-related protein-like, translating into MDLPESVVENSKQYNKHDQTLTTNGELTQNCDENEKNNEDHTQPSSTNNDIDAVLSNLKFGKFNLKMLAVTGGAYFAICSEMMVIIFLSKPIKDLWKVDHFTYAWLPVATRIGSIIGCFTFGTISDHFGRRIPFIVAIFITAIFGVVSAFATSFIFLVILRAFVSIGTGGIEATNFVLMLEFLPKRNRGAVMVGITFCGALGAILTGGLAWWLLPNYGWQTLLGACAAPSVVVCGIALLFGEESPRYLFISGQKEKGTKLLKKIALQNGTEIENVTITVPQTSDRGRIQDLFKPEHLSSTTFIILIWFLQATGYWGVTVYLPEYITSLGVDGYFNMFMVFIGELPGLCLAMIFVEKHMLGRIKSLRVFSLGTCLSLIVFAVVDLDYLKAAVVIVCYFFMVPIYSLLNTYTPEIYPTKMRGVAMATVNAIIEVPGLITPFVGATLLSHPSKWLYPVVWSVVFFVQFCLMFGLRHETAGDSLRDSDSQRKKDDESQDNSRDESLITAL; encoded by the exons ATGGATCTGCCGGAAAGCGTGGTGGAAAACAGTAAACAATATAACAAACACGATCAAACATTGACAACTAATGGCGAACTTACACAAAATTGTgacgaaaatgaaaaaaataacgaaGATCACACACAACCCTCCAGCACAAACAATGACATTGACGCTGTACTTTCCAACTTAAAATTTGGAAAGTTTAATTTGAAGATGCTGGCTGTGACTGGCGGAGCATATTTTGCTATCTGTTCAGAAATGATGGTCATCATATTTTTAAGCAAACCAATCAAAGATTTATGGAAAGTTGACCATTTTACATACGCATGGCTGCCTGTAGCGACACGGATAGGGAGTATTATTGGGTGTTTTACATTTGGAACAATAAGTGATCATTTTGGAAGAAGAATCCCATTTATAGTAGCTATATTTATTACAGCGATATTTGGTGTCGTGTCAGCATTTGCTACTAGTTTTATATTTCTAGTCATACTACGAGCATTTGTATCTATTGGAACTGGAGGCATTGAAGCCacaaattttgttttgatgttgG AATTCTTGCCCAAAAGGAACCGGGGAGCAGTGATGGTAGGTATAACATTCTGTGGTGCATTAGGGGCTATCTTAACAGGGGGACTAGCTTGGTGGCTACTACCAAACTATGGATGGCAGACATTACTTGGAGCTTGTGCAGCCCCATCAGTTGTAGTATGTGGAATAGCCTTATTGTTTGGAGAGGAATCACCAAGATATTTATTTATCAGTGGTCAGAAAGAGAAAGGAACAAAACTACTGAAGAAAATTGCTTTGCAGAATGGAACAGAAATTGAAAATG TGACCATCACAGTACCACAAACTTCAGATAGAGGCAGGATACAGGATCTATTTAAACCAGAACATCTGTCAAGCACTACTTTTATCATTCTGATCTGGTTCCTTCAAGCGACTGGTTACTGGGGTGTGACAGTCTATTTACCTGAATACATTACTTCGTTAGGCGTAGATGGATATTTTAACATGTTCATGGTGTTTATCGGAGAATTACCTGGATTGTGTTTAGCAATGATATTTGTAGAGAAACATATGTTAGGCAGGATTAAGTCTTTACGTGTTTTTTCATTAGGAACTTGTTTATCATTAATAGTTTTTGCTGTGGTAGATTTAGATTATTTAAAAGCTGCTGTAGTGATTGTTTGTTACTTTTTCATGGTGCCGATCTATTCCCTTTTAAATACATATACACCAGAAATATACCCGACAAAAATGAGAGGAGTTGCTATGGCAACTGTCAATGCCATCATAGAGGTACCTGGTTTGATCACTCCGTTTGTGGGGGCCACGTTATTGTCCCACCCAAGTAAGTGGTTGTACCCTGTGGTCTGGTCTGTTGTATTTTTTGTCCAGTTTTGTCTCATGTTTGGTTTACGGCATGAGACAGCTGGTGACAGCCTGCGTGATAGTGACTCACAAAGGAAGAAGGATGATGAATCTCAAGATAACAGTAGAGATGAGTCTCTTATAACAGCTCTTTAG